One genomic region from Xenopus laevis strain J_2021 chromosome 2L, Xenopus_laevis_v10.1, whole genome shotgun sequence encodes:
- the polr2j.L gene encoding DNA-directed RNA polymerase II subunit RPB11-a — MNAPPAFESFLLFEGEKKITITKDTKVPNACLFTINKEDHTIGNIIKSQLLKDPQVLFAGYKVPHPLEHKIVIRVQTTPDYSPQEAFTNAITDLISELSLLEERFRVAIKDKQEGIE, encoded by the exons ATGAACGCGCCACCAGCGTTTGAGTCTTTTCTACTGTTCGAGGGTGAAAAAAA GATAACGATCACTAAGGATACCAAGGTACCTAATGCCTGTTTGTTTACAATCAACAAGGAAGATCATACAATTGGGAATATTATTAAGtc acagtTGCTGAAGGATCCTCAGGTGTTGTTTGCAGGTTACAAAGTCCCACATCCTCTTGAGCATAAAATTGTCATAAGAGTTCAGACAACACCAGACTACAGCCCCCAAGAGGCATTTACCAATGCAATCACAGACTTGATAAGCGAGCTTTCCCTTTTAGAGGAAAGATTTCGG GTTGCTATTAAAGATAAACAAGAAGGAATTGAATGA